The Anser cygnoides isolate HZ-2024a breed goose chromosome 20, Taihu_goose_T2T_genome, whole genome shotgun sequence genome contains the following window.
GTCCTTGAAATTTCCTTCGCGCGGCTCTGTCCACGAAAACAGGATAAGGCCTCTTCCGCTGTCTCTGCCGGCGCGCGTggaggggggggcgcggggccgggggcgcggggcggccggcACGGCTACAGGCTGTCGAGGTAGGAGCAGACCTGCTGGAAAACCTCGTCCACGCTGCCCTCGGCGTTGAGCTGCAGGGAAGGGTTAGGGGGGTGCTGGCTCCTCCAAGCCccttttggggggttttggtaGGTCCCAACCTGGCAGGGCTAACCCTAACCTTGtatcagccccccccccacattgatcccccccccagggcccgcTCACCTGGCGGACGATGCCCCTGCTCTTGTAGAAGGTGATGACGGGCTCCGTGGCCTTGTAGTAGGTCTCGAGGCGCTTCTTGATGGTCTCCTCGTTGTCGTCCACCCGCCCGCTGGTCTCGCCCCGCTTCAGCAGGCGCTTCACCATCGTCTCCTTCCCCGCGTCCACGTAGAGCAGCAGCGTGGGGGCGGCGAtctgcggggacggggggggggctggcaccGCGCGGGCTTGGCACACGGATGTCCCTGTGCCACCCTGCAGCGCCCTCCATGTGGGTCTGGGCACCCCCGCATGACACCCCAGGGACACCAGGCCCCGGCTCTCTGCCACCCCCCGTCACCCCTGAGGACATCCCGGAGCGATGCGTCCCCCCCCGAGGACAGCTCAGCCCCCCGTCGGGATGGGATCTGCTGCCACCAGCGCCACGCGGCCCTCAGGGGGACCCCGCAGCGTGGGGACCAGCCCTCACCTTCTTCTCGAACTCCTCTCCCTGCTTCACCTCGCGGGGGTAGCCGTCGATGAGGAAACCCTTGGACACGTCGGCTTTGGCCACCATGGCGTCCCGCAGCATGTCCAGCACCGTGTCCTGGGGACGGGGCACGGAGATGTCGTGGGGCCGCTCGCCCACCCCGTCCGTatggccgcgggggggggcacagccaccGCGGCGGGCACGCGCAGACTCACCAGGGGCACCAGCTCGCCCTTCTCCATGATGGCCTGCAGCTTCTTGCCCCGCTCCGAGCCCGAGCTGACCTCCGCCCGGAGCAGGTCCCCGGTGGAGAGGTGGGTGTACCCGTACTTCTGCACGATCTTCTCGCACTGCGTCCCCTTCCCCGAGCCGGGGCCACCTGCAAGCGGTGACAATGCCCCagcccacagcagggagctggagggcATGCCAGAGAAGCGGCGCAGAGCCACCGCAGTCCCCAGAGCCCGGCGAGAAGGGGGACGGGGTCCCCAAGCCCAGCACCAGATGGATGGAGAGAGCTGCCCCTGGTGTGGGCTGGGGGGTGTCGGTGCTTGGGGTGGCACGGGCTGCTGGTGTGGGTAATTGGCACCTGGGGATCACCACCCTGATGGCACCCAGCACATCGTGACCCCATCAGCACCATTGGCATCACTGAAATGACGGCACCTAGGCCATCACGACCCCACCAGCACCTGGGCTTTACCACCCTGATAGTGCCTAGTACATCACAGCCCCATCAGCACCTGGGCATCGCTGCCCTGGTCGTACCTAGGACATCACGACCCCATCAGAACATGAGCATCGCTGCCCTGATGGCACCCAGGACATCACGACCCCATCAGCACCTGGGCATCCCGACCCCGATGGTACCCAGCACATCACAAACATCAGAACATGGGCATCACCACCCTGATGGCACCCAGGACACCACGACCCCATCAGCACCTGGgcatccccaccccatccagCACCCGTGGCATCACCCCCAGGAGCGTCCCATCATGTCCCATCACATCCCATCACGTCCCATCAGGTGCTGCCACCCTGCCAGTGCTCCCTGCtggtcccagcaccccccacCATGGCCTCGAGGAGCCAGGCTGGTGCCGCGGCCACCCCCGTCCCACCTCGACCCCGCCAGCCGCAGGACCCGGCCGCCCACTTACCCACCACAAAGATGATCTTGTGGTGCTTGAGCTTTtctgggggaaagaaagaaaaaaattaaataaacccAAAAGCCAAAAGGACACCGTCGGACGAGccgtccccagcagcagggctgagccccacAGCACGGGGACCgacccctgcccaccccgggaCGGGGAGCGGCCACGCGTGCCCCTTGTCCCCGTCACCTGGGCGGTCCGGGACATCGGAGCTGGACGTGCTCGTGCACAGAGACCCCACGGAGCCTCAGCCCTGGGgctcagccctggggctgcaaCCTTGTGGTGCCCCGCAGACACTCGTTGTCCCCAGCCTCGTGGCGGGGACCTGCGGGGCTCCCCTGGGTGGCCACATCCATCCCCGTGGCCGGATCCTGGTCCCGCCCGTGGCACGCTTGGCACGGCACGGGTGCCTCAAGTGCCTGGCGTGACCCCCGGCAGCCCCTAAAGCCCCCTGGGGACCGATCGTCCCCAAAAGCAgtgcctggggagcagaggctgggtgccagcaccccGCGGAGCACCCCAGCCTgcgggacatggggggggggtcccctcaCGGTCCCCCCCACCTGCGGGATCCGACCCCGAGGGGAGCTAAAAATACCGGCGAGCCGCCTCGGGGCCGCCCGGCACAGCTCCCCCAGCTCGGCCTTCTGAAATTTCAGCTCCCCCGGCACCCGGCGAGCCCGGGGAAGGAGCCAAGAGggtgggggaggtggggggcaggagatgggggcgcaggggggccgggggggtgggaAGAGGCCCCAGGGGATCTGGGTGGACACcagggggaggcagaggggacgGAGACGAGCGGAGAAGGCAGGGGATGGACGCGagggggggacagaggggatGGAAGCGAAGTGGATCGGGGAATCGgataccggggggggggggaaggagggaaaggggacacggggtgggcacggggcggggggggcaggagaTGGGCACGGGGAGCGGTTAGAGAGGGGCAGAGGGGGCGGATACAAGGGCACAGGGGACAGatgcaaaggggggggggggcgcataGAGGGGACCCAGGGGATGGACACGGGGTGGGGACCCAGGGGATGGACGAAAAGGGGTCCAAGGGGTTGGGTGCGagagggacagaggggacagggatgggaacAAGGGGATGGGGCACaagggggacacaggggggggcacaaggggggaCAGCTGCAAAGGGGATCCAGGGGGTGGCTGCAAAGGGGGCAGAAGCAAAGGGGACGAAGGAGCTGGCCGCAGGGACGGCAGAGCACTCACCTGTCGACATGCTGCCGCTGGCGGGGTGCAGGAGTGCTTCAGGCTGcgaggggaggagaagagaggagaggagtgaGTGGCTCGGCGGGGACGCGGGGGTCCccagggccggggctgcgcggggTGTCGCTGAGACAACAGCTCTCCCCTCCCGTCCCTTGGGGGACGGAGCAGGTCTCAAACCGAGCGCCGGGGCCAATCTGGGGGACACGCTGGTGGTGGGGCAGAAGCCCTGCCCCCCAGCTTGGCCCTAAAATGTATAAAGTATATCGGAAAGGCAAGACGCTGCCTGAATTTCGTGGCtttgggagctggggagctcGGCTCCCGCGGCCATCGCCTACCTGGCTGCCGGCAGCCACCCGCCCCGCGCTGGGTGGCAGCGGGTGACGCAGGGTGACACGAcctgcacctccctgccctgACCACATCCCCGTGCCCGCGGTGCTGCTCGGGGTGACACACGGCCCTGGGACGCCGGGCGATGGAGGCAGCACCTACATCGCTCCAGCTCCCCGCGTGCTGGAGGGGAGGCTTTAGGGGatggtttttgggggggtcggCCCGCTCTCAGAGCCCCAGAGGTGGGGGATTGCTGCACCCTGCTGCACCCCCCGGGATCCCGCTGCGGGTTTGGGCACCCTGCCTGCCCGCACCCAGCCCGCGGCACCCACCTGCCGGGCCGCCCCGCGTCACCCCGCGCTCCCCAAACCGGCCAGACCGGGGCCAAGGGATCTGCGCCGCTCTCCCGGTCGTGTTACAGCCGGGAAAGGGCAGGGGCTAAGTATGGACGGGCTGAAACCTGCACCGGGTCACGGCCTGCCTGCGCCGCGGGGGCCGAACCCCGCGTTGTCCCCGTAGGGTGGGCCCGGAGGGTGCGGGACCTGCGGGGGACCCAGGtacgggggggcaccggggtgcGAGGGCTCGGTGGTTGGTGCCGACCCGGCATCctggggcggggtggggggcttgTGGCCTGATCCTGAGCAATGCTGGGTGCTCTGGGGGTGATGGGGTGAGGGCGCTGGGCTGGGGAGCTCAgcggggtggtgctgggggcatGGGGCTGCCCAGTAAAAGCTGTCGTGTGGTGTGCCCCGCAGGCTGCATCCCATCAGGAGCTCAAacctccccccggccccatcccagccccactgccatcccccccccacctcaaCTCCAGGCCCCGGCACCCCTGCAAgagcccagcacccccagcagtGCCCTTGGTACCCCACGCAATGCCCATTGGCGGCCCAGCCaaggccaccagcagctccgTGAGACCCCCAAGCACCCTGTGAGCTgttcccccccagcaccccacaaaacacccccccagcaccctgtgcAATAGTGCATTACCCCCTGCCATGCCCCACAAGCACCCCATGCAATGCCCCAACACCTGTGCAAcgtcccccagcaccccataaaacacccccccagcaccccatgcAATGCCCCCCCACCAAGCACCCCATGCAATAGTGCAGCACCCCCTGCCatagccccccagcaccccgtgcaatgcccccccagcaccccgtgcAATGCCCCCCCCAAGAACACCATGCAATgccccccccaagcaccccatAAAacgcccccccagcacctcgtGCAATGTACCCCCCCGAGCACCCTGTGCAATAGTGCAGCACCCCCTGCcatgccccccagcaccccatacaacgcccccccccgcaccccatacaatgcccccccccgcaccccacacaacgccccccagcccccccattcccccccccccagtggtCACAGAgctgccccttcccccccccccagcactgcccacataaccccaccccccccatccccatcccaccccccccaaactcctttacggggggagggggggggtcaccccaagcccccccccccaggggaccccTGAGCAGCGGCTGCCCAAACGCCCTCCCCAAGGTCaccgtggggaggggggggggggggggggcacccacgggtggGTCAGGGCCGGGGTGCCGAgcggctgcagggctggggggggggataggatgctgggggggggctgggggggctggcaCTGACCTGTGGGGCCGGGTGCCGTGGGGcgggcagctgcctgctggcggcagctcctgcccgtACCGCTAGCTGTATATAACGCTGCGGCGTGGAGCATGCCGGGagcgggcagcgggggggggcacacacgggttggggggggggacccgctgctgcccgcccgcagcccccccggtgccgcgcagggggctctgtggggcccggtggggctggggggcctgCACCCTGctgggtgtcctgggggggacccccccgctccaaccccccccgaaaaaaaaaaaaaaagtcttcccccccccgcctcgaGCCCCCAGGATCAGCCCCAAAAcgggtgggggggtcccgaaGGGTCccgttctcccccccccccccccccccccacaccccccccaaaagcagcGCCCGGCCCCAAAAAAGCAGCCCGGAGGCAGGGCCCAAGGCAACAGACTGCAGCAAGGTTTATTCTGTACAAATCACTACAAAACGCGGGGgtgacccccccggggggctgagcccccccccccgggtgtaACCCCGACAGCACAGGGGgtgcgcgcccccccccccccccgctgccacggccccagggaaactgaggcatggcGCCGCGCTctgctggggctcagcacccaaaCACGCCGGATTGAGAGATTTTCCCCCAATTTTCCACCGCCAGGAGATAAattacagccccccccccagcctgctgccccccccccggccaccgTACACCAGCTCCTGAATAGTTCGTGAGCGGTGAATAAACGATGGACGCCTcccgcggccccgctgctcAGCCTCAGGGAGGGAAAATGAGTACAGACACTGGGAccaggacgggggggggggagagaaaaaagcaaaaaacaaagccCCCAAATTCCCATTGTGCCGATAGAAAAGGTTTTGGCAGTgtggccccggccccccgcagcGAGCACGGGGccgggggtttttggggtgggcACCCCGCGGGTTGATCCTTACCtgggtggcagggcagggaccccccTCTGGGGGCGATGCCACCGAAAACGCCAGGATTTgtgccggggtgctggggctggcagtgcaggggatggcagaggggagcagaaccggggggggggggtccccaaaatttTGCCGTGAAAGCAACGCGACCTATACGGTGCACCCGGAGCGCCCCCGGGTGTGCTTGCAGGGTGGTGGGCTGCGAGGCAGCCGGGGGGTTTGGAGCTGGGTCTGTGCAGGATTTAACCCCCGTGCGATGCCCCCACGGCTCCCCTGCCTGCTGTCCCACGGGAGGGGACACgccaccccaaaacccttccCACCACGGGCACGCGGAGCCCTTGGGCACAGCAGTGGCAGGCGGTCCCCGACGGCTCCATCAGCCCCGGGGTGCACGGCGTGGCCCAGAACTTGTACCAAGGGGACCCTGTCCCAAGGAGACCCCATCCCAAGGGGACCTCATCCCTGTTCCCAAGGGTCCCCGCTCGGCGCGGCCGCCCTAGGGCCAGGCAGGGTGGGAGAAGGTGATGTTGTAGAGGCCGGCCCAGCTGGCAAAGACGCGCTTCTCCGTGATGAAGCGGTGGTGGTTGCCCCGGCGGCTGCGCTCGTTGTGGATGTAGGTGGTGCACTCGTCGGGGCCCTTGGGCTCGTAGTAGTGGTAGGCCAtgcggcggggctgcggccgccggCTGCGGGGAGAGCATGGGCTGAGCCCCGGGGATGGGACtcggggtgagggggggggatgggggacacCGTACCTGCAGTAGTTGGGGGGCACCATGCCGTAGACGTGGACGGTGTCACACAGCTCCACCGCGATCACCATGGTGAACCAGCCCGTGCTGAGCCACGAGCGTGACTTCTCCCTGGGGCACGGCGCGGGGGAGAAACGGGGGCACGATGAAGAGATggtgacccccccaaaccccccccccagtccccccagtctGACACCGCAGCCAACCCCACGGAGCAGCCCCGGGAGCTGGCCCTGCTTGGGGACCTGCCGGCCACTGACAGAGGGGACAAGGTGCCGGCGGGGGCTCCGAGGTACCTGTCCTTCCCCGTCTCCCCCCGGAACAGCTCATCGAACTGCTTCATGCGGGCGGGGGACACGACGTAGGCCGTCATGTTGGGGAAGGACGCGCTGACGCGCTGGATGATCTTCAGCAGGCTCTTCTGCATCTTGGCGGGAGGCCCCCAGAAGATGAAGATGGTCTCCGGGGTCTTGTTGACGAACTCCTGGGGCCGCTTGAGTACGCGGTAGACGCTGGAGTGGGCCACCACGCGGAACGTGGTCTTGTTGCCCACGTCCGCCTCGTAGCCGGTGGTGGGGGCGTCGTTCATGCGGATGGCGCACTCGGCCTGGTCGATCTCGGCGCCCAGGCGGGTGCCCAGGAGGTGGCTGGAGCTGGTGACGATGACGCACTGGTGGCAGTGGGAAGTCAGGCTCTGGGGACGACCAGCGGGGTCAGAGGGTGAATTTTGGCGTCCCACCGACGGGGGCGGTGCTGCTGGATGTCACCACAGGGCAGCGAGTGCCCGCCGTGATGTCCCAACCCCGCCGTACCTTGTTCCCGGAGACGGGCAGGTACCCGCTGCTCACCCCCCATCGCCGCAGGTCGGGGGGCCGGCGGGCTCGGCCCCGCAGGGCGCCGTAGGGGAAGACCTCGGTCCCGTTGCTGGAGCTGTAGATGATCAGCAGCATGAGCAGGGCAAAGAGGACCACGAAGACGGCGGCGCGCTGGCTCTGTGGGCGGGGAGAGAGCGTCAggtgccgcagcccccggctggCTCCCAGAAGGGATGCAGATGGGAGAATCGCTGGGATGCCGGCGCCCCGACATGCTCCCCCCTGGCTGGCTGTGGATTTAGCAGGAGCTGCCCCCACGCGCTGCTGCAAACCCCTCCTCTGGCCATGCTCAGCCGCTTCCAGATATTAAAGAATAACACCCAAGGCTGTGGGGAGGCACTGAGCGGCACGACACTGCGCAGGCAGGGCGAGGGGGACAGCGAGGagacacggggatggggatggggacggctctccccttcccctcttggCCCCATGCCTCTGCCCCAGCAGTAACGGGTAAAGaatggctgcagagctgggaggaggacGGAGGAGGAAAGCGCTCGCTGCTGTGAATAATCCTCcgagaggcaggaggagctgccaggAAGGTCCAAggccggggcagcccctgcctggcACTGGCACAGCTCGCACTGGCACGGCCGCCCCGACCCCAGCCCCGCAGGCTGGCTTTCAGGGGGGCTCCACGCACCCCCAGGGGACGCCCAGCACCAGGCCCAGCACTCACCGTGCTGCCGCTCATGTCTCCCGGCCGGCCTCAGCGCGGAGCGATCGCTGGCGTCCTGCGAGCACCTGCAAGGCACGCGGTCACCCCAAAAAGCACCACAACGGGGGGCCCGTCCCCGAAACGAGCCGCACGTGATGGGCTGATCCCCAAGCCGGGCTGAGCTCCGGGCAGGATGGATTATCCCTGCACCACTGGGGCGAAAGCCACCCGATTCAACGCTGGATCGGGTGGGTGAAGCCGCCAGCACGCACCCCGCTCAGCCCCCCTGCCTAAGGTGATCGGGATCTCCCGGCTAAATCCAATTAAAACGGCCTCGGGGTGGGCGCACCCGGGGATGCCTGCCCTGCGGGGGACCcgcttttcttccccctcctgccctgaTTAATATTTGAAAGTCCTCCTCAGTGAGTCACCACCACTCCTGCTTGGTAGTACTCAAGAGCaattagaaatataaaaaaaaaacaaaacgaagcCTCTTTGCTGACTGCCTTGGGAGGAGCTGGGATGGAAAATTACATAGCAGCTGGTGTTTAACCCGCCGGGGGGGCCTCGAAGGGCTTTCAGGGCTGGTGTCGCTGCCCAGGAAGGTACCAACAGCCGGGGAATGGCCGCATTTTATGGTGCCCCTGCCCTGTGGAGAGGGGACGGTGCCAGGAGCTCCCGTCCCTGCACGGGGCAGAGCACGGTACAGCACGGGACGCAGGTGCCAGGGGTGGGGGTGCCACatccaggcccccccccccccccccgctgggTTTTGCTGCGGGTGACCCCAGCACGGGGGTCCCTTACCTGGCCCAGGGCGTTCATCTGCAGCGGGCGGCgagcggtgccgggggggcctcgtccgcctcctcctccccgcgcGCCCCCCGAGCTGCGGGGTGCTGCCGGGCCCCTCCAGCCGGCGCCAGGGCCATGGTGGCACCCGGGGTCACATCGCTGCCGTGCCGGGGAAGCGCTGAGCCAGCCCGGCTCCCCACGCTGCCAgccgcccccaacccccccccccccccccccggtgcaaACCCGCCCACACCTCCGGCGCACAGCCCCTGCCGCCCCCCCATGTCACCCCGCTATGCGAGCCCTCCCTGCGCCCCCGCAGTGAGAAGCTTTTGTGCTCTGCTGTGCAaatcctcccccagccccgggatGCAGCCCCCCCGGTACCCGGGATGCAGCCCCCCCCTGGTTCCGGGAATGCAATCCCCTGGTTCCTGGGATGCAGCCCCCCAGTTCCCATGATACAGCCCCCCCAGTACCCGGGATGCAGCCCCCCAGTTCCCATGATACAGCCCCCCCAGTACCCGGGATGCAGCCCCCCCAGTTCCCATGATACAGTTCCCATGATACCCCCCAGTACCGGGATGCAGGTTCCCATGATACGCAGTACCCGGGATGCAGCCCCCCCGTTCCCATGATACAGCCCCCCCAGTACCCGGGAAGCGgctctcccagctcccaggggaTGCAACCCCCCTGTTCCTGGGATGCAGTCCCCTGGGTTCCAGGTTGCAAACCCCGAGGTTTCCAGGATGCAACCCCCCTGTTCCCGGAACACAGCCCCCTAGTTCCCAGAATGCAGCCCCCCCAGATTTCCAGgatgcagcccccccaggttCCCGGGATGCAACCCCCCCGGTACCCGGGatgcaaccccccccccgttcccagAACGCAGCCCCCCCGTTCCCAGGATGCAACCCCCCATGTTCCCGGGATGCAGCCCCCCCCTTTCCGTAATGCaacccccccggtgcccgggaatcccctataacccccccctccctctcggcccccccgggcagcccccgtTGCATTTCCCAGGCAGGCCGGAGCCCGGAGCCGCCCTGGCCCGGTGCGCGCTGCCCCCCCCACGGCCGTGCAgcgccccccttccccccccccccccggccccggtgccAGCCACGCACCCACCGACCGGCGGACGGACCGGCAGCCCGACGGACGGACCGACGGACGGACCGACGGACCGCCCGCTCCGCTGCGCactgcgccgccgccgctgcgcGCTCCCGGGGCTCGCCggccgcgcgcgcgcgcgcacTCGGTGCCCGGGGCGGGGACGCGCTGGGGGGGATCCAAGCACCGCCCGCCCCGACGGGGAGCGCATGGGGTGCGCCGAGGGGGCGTGGGTGGCTCGGGGTGCCCGTGGGTGCCCGTGGGTGCCTGGGTGCCCGGCATTTATGGGGTGGCGCAGCGCTGTGCTCCCTCGGCACCCCACTGATGTTGGGGGGGCTGCGAGGTCCCGACGTGGTACGGAGCCCACGGACCCACTCGGGGCCGTCCCCGGGGTTTTTGGCTCCGCTGCGGAGCGGGGCCGAGGAGCTCCCCGGTCTCCCCTGCGAGCGGCGTGCGTGGGGAGCTGCGCTGGCAAAACCCCCAGGAACAGCCCCAAAGCGGCAGGCGCCGGCTGAAACAGGAGCGAAGGtgaccccagcccagcaccccgcAGCTCTGCCGCCCTCCTCGCCGCTCTGGCCGTCCCACGAGCCGTTTATCAGCACCCTGCGTGCCGTGCCCACAGCTCGCCCACTCTCTCCGGGCACACAGCCACATCGGGGTCAGCTCCCGTCCCATAGCACCTCCGCCCCCGCGTCCCAAATAACCCCTTCCAGCGCCCTGCTCCGTGTTGGGCACCGCTCTAACCCCGTCCATCAAATCCCCGTCGTATTTATAGCCCGGCAGGGCACGACGAGCCGGCAGCCCCCAGCtacccccctgtgcccccccgctCCCGTCCCCACGCGCCCGCCACCCGCGCACCTCCGGCTCCTGTCGCCGCCGCGGCCGCAGCGCGGGGCCCGTGGCGTTACGAAGGCTTTAATGGGCGCGTTTGCTTTGGTCTCGGTCCAAGGGCACTTGTGACAAGGCAACTCGGAGCTCCCAGGGCGCGtggccctgggctggggggcaggaggcacgTGGAGCCCTGTCCCGGTGGCAGCATGGGGACAGGCCGGAGGGGACAGCCCGGCCCCATTCCCTGTGCCCCACACATGGCACCAGGTCCCATGGCACTGGGGCTCCATCCTGGGACAAGGCAGTGGCTGGTGGGGGCTGAATTTCCCCTCCTCATGTCACCGAATGCTGAATCCCACAACAAACATCCATCTGGTGGTGCGGCAAGGTCCCCTTGTGTCCAAGGCAGCTtggtgcctgcagctgggggggctcagTGGGTCCAGCCCCGTCCCCCACACGCTGGCACGGGGTGGGGGTCCCCCCGCTGCCACCCACACACCCACCAGACCTGGGGGTACAACAAGAGGCTTCCAACCTGGGCACCGGCAGGGCTGAGGCAGCCGTggcgccgcgccgccgctccTACCCGCCCGCCCACGACGGGTGGGTGAAGACGATGTCCCTCCTCTTGGCCCAGCGGGAGAAGATGGCCTTCTCGGTGATGAAGCGGTGCCCGGCGCGGGGGGCCCGCTCGTGCACCAGGTACATCCTGCACTCGTCCAGCCGGCCCTTCTCGAAGTAGTGGTAAGGCACGCTCGTGTGGTTCTTCTCCCTGGCGGCGCAGGGAGGAAGCtgagcaggatgcggcccctCCGGTGCCCGGCGCCGCCaagccgccccccagccccgcacctgCAGTAGCTGTCGCTGACCATGCCGAAGACGCGGATGCGCTCGCACAGCTCCATGGCCAGGATCATGGTGAACCAGCCTGTGCTCAGGAAGGAGCCCGACTTCACCCTGCAACGCACAGGCGGCCGCGCTGGAGGGCGGACGGGCAGACAGACGGATGGACACCCAGCAGGGGCTCGGCCAGAGCAAGGGGCTCGGCCCCGGGGGTCAGCGCTCCGGGGTGAGGCCGCGGTACCTGTTCTTCCCCGTCTCGTTCTGGAAGACGTCGTCGCAGTAGGCCATCTTCTCCTCGGTCAGGGTGTAGATCTGCAGGCGCGGGTACGTCTCCATCACCTTCAGCAGCGCCCGGTAGGTGGAGCCCCCCTTCTCCCGGCTCATCTTCTTGGGGGGCCCCCAGATGACGTAGACGGTCTCCTGGGACTGCTGGAAGAAGTAGGGCTGGTTCCTCAGCAGCAGCGGGACGCTGGTGTGCGACACCACGCGGACGGTGCTCCGCGTCCCCACGTCCTCCTCGTAGCCGGCGGTGGGCGCGTGGTTCATGCGCAGCACGCACTCCTGCCCGTCGATGGCCTGCCCCAGGCGCGAGCCCAGCATCTGCCCCGAGCTGGAGACGACGGCGCAGCGGCGGCACGGCGCTCGCTGCAGCGGCTGCGGGGACACGCGCCGTCAGCACGGCCCCCTCCGGGTGCCAGCGCTTTCCCCGTCTCCCCAGCCCGCTTCACCGTTCCCTGAGGAAGGGGAGGCTGAGGCACGGGGGCAGCGGGGGTCAGGCTGTCCCCTCCCCGTCACCACGCACCTGCCCGTCGGGGACGCGGCTGTACCCCTGGAAGCTGAGCACGGCGGGCGCAGCGTACGCGGGGCCATCCCAGCGCCGTGCCGCCCGGCAGCAGGGCCGCAGGCAGGcgagggagcagagcaggacgtAGAGCACGGAGACGGCGGCCACGCACACCAGGGCGAGGAAGAAGCGGATctggaagcagagcagggaaggtgctccaggcccagGCCGCGTGCGCTGGCCCCGCGTCGGGTGCTCGGAGAGGCACCGGGATGCCTCGCGGCAAAACCGGCCTCTCGGGGGAGGATGCATCGGCTCGGGCGCTCGCTGGGGTGGGGATGAGGAGCCGCCGGTGCCTGCGCGTGACTCACTTCCTGCACGCAGCCAGACCCACGCGCTGCATGGCCGCGTGCCGTGGGGCCGAGCGCCTGTGCTCACGCcaggctccagcccctgctcccactCCGGGGTCCAGGGGGGTGCCAAGCGCCCAGCGGGGCCGCCGGGCAGGGCCCTGCCCCggtgtgggttttggggtgagcAGCCCCGTGATGCCCGCAGGCTTGCCCCGGCCCCGTAGCCCCCCGCTCCCGGCACCCCGGGGTACTCACCAGCGTCTTCATCCTGCGGGGCgagggcggccggcgggggTCCCGCGGGGGCAGCCGGCATTACCTGGGGGGTCGGGGCACGCACCCTGCACGCGGGCTGGGGTcagtggggtggggagggggggaaggaagggg
Protein-coding sequences here:
- the AK1 gene encoding adenylate kinase isoenzyme 1 isoform X2, with the translated sequence MSTEKLKHHKIIFVVGGPGSGKGTQCEKIVQKYGYTHLSTGDLLRAEVSSGSERGKKLQAIMEKGELVPLDTVLDMLRDAMVAKADVSKGFLIDGYPREVKQGEEFEKKIAAPTLLLYVDAGKETMVKRLLKRGETSGRVDDNEETIKKRLETYYKATEPVITFYKSRGIVRQLNAEGSVDEVFQQVCSYLDSL
- the ST6GALNAC6 gene encoding alpha-N-acetylgalactosaminide alpha-2,6-sialyltransferase 6 isoform X2, which encodes MSGSTSQRAAVFVVLFALLMLLIIYSSSNGTEVFPYGALRGRARRPPDLRRWGVSSGYLPVSGNKSLTSHCHQCVIVTSSSHLLGTRLGAEIDQAECAIRMNDAPTTGYEADVGNKTTFRVVAHSSVYRVLKRPQEFVNKTPETIFIFWGPPAKMQKSLLKIIQRVSASFPNMTAYVVSPARMKQFDELFRGETGKDREKSRSWLSTGWFTMVIAVELCDTVHVYGMVPPNYCSRRPQPRRMAYHYYEPKGPDECTTYIHNERSRRGNHHRFITEKRVFASWAGLYNITFSHPAWP
- the ST6GALNAC4 gene encoding alpha-N-acetyl-neuraminyl-2,3-beta-galactosyl-1,3-N-acetyl-galactosaminide alpha-2,6-sialyltransferase, translated to MKTLIRFFLALVCVAAVSVLYVLLCSLACLRPCCRAARRWDGPAYAAPAVLSFQGYSRVPDGQPLQRAPCRRCAVVSSSGQMLGSRLGQAIDGQECVLRMNHAPTAGYEEDVGTRSTVRVVSHTSVPLLLRNQPYFFQQSQETVYVIWGPPKKMSREKGGSTYRALLKVMETYPRLQIYTLTEEKMAYCDDVFQNETGKNRVKSGSFLSTGWFTMILAMELCERIRVFGMVSDSYCREKNHTSVPYHYFEKGRLDECRMYLVHERAPRAGHRFITEKAIFSRWAKRRDIVFTHPSWAGG
- the AK1 gene encoding adenylate kinase isoenzyme 1 isoform X1, translated to MWSGQGGAGRVTLRHPLPPSAGRVAAGSQPEALLHPASGSMSTEKLKHHKIIFVVGGPGSGKGTQCEKIVQKYGYTHLSTGDLLRAEVSSGSERGKKLQAIMEKGELVPLDTVLDMLRDAMVAKADVSKGFLIDGYPREVKQGEEFEKKIAAPTLLLYVDAGKETMVKRLLKRGETSGRVDDNEETIKKRLETYYKATEPVITFYKSRGIVRQLNAEGSVDEVFQQVCSYLDSL
- the ST6GALNAC6 gene encoding alpha-N-acetylgalactosaminide alpha-2,6-sialyltransferase 6 isoform X1, with protein sequence MRSPSGRAVLGSPPARPRPGHRVRARARPASPGSAQRRRRSAQRSGRSVGPSVGPSVGLPVRPPVGGSSNGTEVFPYGALRGRARRPPDLRRWGVSSGYLPVSGNKSLTSHCHQCVIVTSSSHLLGTRLGAEIDQAECAIRMNDAPTTGYEADVGNKTTFRVVAHSSVYRVLKRPQEFVNKTPETIFIFWGPPAKMQKSLLKIIQRVSASFPNMTAYVVSPARMKQFDELFRGETGKDREKSRSWLSTGWFTMVIAVELCDTVHVYGMVPPNYCSRRPQPRRMAYHYYEPKGPDECTTYIHNERSRRGNHHRFITEKRVFASWAGLYNITFSHPAWP